From Mucilaginibacter rubeus, a single genomic window includes:
- the aspS gene encoding aspartate--tRNA ligase → MLRTHTCGELNISHLGQTVTLCGWVQKSRDLGGTTFIDVRDRYGLTQLIFNTDTDATLREKSRELGREFVIKVTGNVIERASKNTKIPTGEIEIVVTDIEVLNAAKLPPFLIEDETDGGEELRAKYRYLDLRRNPIRNNLVLRHKMAQEVRKYLDKLDFIEVETPVLIKSTPEGARDFVVPSRMNAGEFYALPQSPQTFKQLLMVSGFDRYFQIVKCFRDEDLRADRQPEFTQIDCELSFVSQEDILNIFEGLTRHLFKTVKGIDLGEVPRMLYSDAMRLYGSDKPDVRFGMEFVELSDIVKGKGFSIFDNAELVVGINAKGCASYTRKQVDELTEWLKRPQIGVTGMIYCRYNEDGTLKSSVDKFYNEDELTNWAAAFGAEKGDLMLILAGGADKVRKQLNELRLEMGSRLGLRDKNTFAPLWVVDFPLLEWDEESGRYHAMHHPFTSPKPEDINLLDTEPGAVRANAYDLVINGTEIGGGSIRIHDRGLQSLMFKHLGFSPEEAQKQFGFLMDAFEYGAPPHGGIAFGFDRLASIFAGLDSIRDVIAFPKNNSGRDVMIDSPSTIAEAQMTELKIKTTV, encoded by the coding sequence ATGCTTAGAACTCATACCTGCGGCGAATTAAATATCAGCCATTTAGGCCAAACCGTTACTTTATGCGGTTGGGTACAAAAATCGCGCGATTTGGGCGGTACTACTTTTATCGACGTGCGCGACCGTTATGGTTTAACCCAATTGATATTTAACACAGATACAGATGCTACGCTGCGCGAAAAAAGCCGTGAACTTGGTCGCGAGTTTGTGATCAAAGTTACCGGTAATGTAATTGAGCGTGCCAGTAAAAATACCAAGATCCCAACCGGCGAAATTGAAATTGTTGTTACGGATATTGAAGTGCTTAACGCGGCCAAATTGCCTCCTTTCCTGATTGAAGACGAAACAGATGGCGGCGAGGAATTACGTGCTAAATATCGTTACCTCGACCTGCGTCGTAACCCTATCCGCAACAACCTGGTACTTCGCCACAAAATGGCCCAGGAAGTGCGTAAATATTTAGATAAGCTTGATTTTATTGAGGTTGAAACCCCAGTATTGATCAAGTCGACCCCGGAAGGTGCGCGCGACTTTGTGGTGCCAAGCCGCATGAACGCGGGCGAGTTTTACGCTTTGCCGCAATCGCCTCAAACTTTTAAACAGTTACTAATGGTAAGCGGTTTCGACCGTTATTTTCAGATTGTAAAATGTTTCAGGGATGAGGACTTACGTGCCGACCGTCAGCCTGAATTTACCCAGATTGACTGTGAGCTTTCATTTGTAAGCCAGGAAGATATCCTGAATATTTTTGAAGGCCTTACCCGTCACCTGTTCAAAACTGTAAAAGGTATTGACCTGGGCGAGGTTCCGCGTATGCTGTATTCGGATGCGATGCGCCTGTACGGATCAGATAAACCTGACGTGCGTTTTGGGATGGAGTTTGTTGAGCTGAGCGATATTGTAAAAGGCAAAGGCTTCAGCATTTTTGATAATGCTGAACTGGTTGTTGGTATCAACGCAAAAGGTTGTGCAAGCTATACCCGCAAACAGGTTGATGAACTAACCGAATGGTTAAAACGCCCTCAAATTGGCGTAACAGGCATGATCTATTGCCGTTACAATGAAGATGGTACCCTGAAATCGTCAGTAGATAAATTCTATAATGAAGATGAGCTAACCAACTGGGCAGCCGCATTCGGTGCTGAAAAAGGCGACTTAATGCTGATTTTGGCCGGTGGTGCTGATAAAGTACGTAAGCAATTGAACGAGCTTCGCCTGGAAATGGGTAGCCGTTTAGGCCTACGAGATAAAAACACATTCGCTCCGCTATGGGTAGTTGACTTCCCGTTATTGGAATGGGATGAAGAGAGCGGCCGTTACCATGCCATGCACCACCCGTTCACGTCGCCAAAGCCGGAGGATATTAATCTTCTGGATACCGAACCCGGAGCAGTACGCGCCAATGCATACGACCTGGTGATCAATGGTACCGAAATTGGCGGTGGTTCTATCCGTATCCATGACCGTGGTTTGCAATCACTGATGTTCAAGCATCTTGGTTTCTCGCCAGAGGAAGCACAAAAACAATTCGGCTTCCTGATGGATGCCTTTGAGTACGGCGCACCTCCACATGGTGGTATCGCGTTTGGTTTCGACCGCCTGGCATCAATATTTGCCGGCCTGGATTCTATCCGTGATGTGATCGCCTTCCCTAAAAACAATTCGGGCCGCGATGTGATGATCGATTCGCCATCAACTATTGCCGAAGCGCAAATGACCGAGCTGAAAATTAAAACAACGGTTTAA
- a CDS encoding FKBP-type peptidyl-prolyl cis-trans isomerase produces the protein MKKYLLLLSAVIITLMMSCDNSVKLNQEKQAKTDDSLIRVYLKANPQLKVQKHSSGIYFQVLSEGKGQHPTESSMVTVNYTAALLNDMVVDKASGFSSPLDHLIKGWQIGIPLVKEGGTILLIVPSGLAYGANGVGRIPENSVLVFTVDLTEFK, from the coding sequence ATGAAAAAATACCTTTTATTGCTAAGCGCGGTTATCATTACGCTGATGATGTCATGCGATAACTCCGTTAAACTGAATCAGGAAAAACAGGCTAAAACAGATGATTCGCTGATCCGCGTTTACCTGAAAGCTAATCCGCAGCTTAAAGTGCAGAAACACTCGTCGGGCATTTACTTCCAGGTTTTATCTGAAGGTAAAGGCCAGCACCCGACCGAAAGCTCGATGGTTACGGTAAATTATACCGCGGCTTTACTAAATGATATGGTGGTTGATAAGGCAAGTGGCTTTTCAAGTCCATTGGATCATTTAATTAAAGGCTGGCAAATAGGCATTCCGCTGGTGAAAGAGGGCGGTACCATATTACTCATTGTACCCTCGGGGCTTGCTTATGGTGCTAATGGCGTAGGCCGGATTCCTGAAAACTCGGTATTGGTGTTTACTGTAGATTTAACAGAATTTAAGTAA
- a CDS encoding acyl-CoA dehydrogenase, which produces MHPSQNLKPEWVDIIRKAAPAAEQAGKLQPDQLALIYEQGWFKFLVPQAYSGLQLALPQMVRLEESLAWANGSLGWVVTLCSGAGWFGGFLNTDFAAGIMTNPQLCFAGSGASTGTATISGDGYIINGTWKYASGAHHATHITANCIIKNGDETVLNDEGEPLILPFVFDRKDVRVFPAWKYIGMMATGSDAYEVTDLYVDKNRCFRIDPEYTVVNEPLYRYPFLQLAEATLAANLSGLAVHFLDLCAPAFAERIKNPRLTDPQKEYIQQLLAEQTTLVNEIRAAFYKAVDNSWDNFESVGGENGLQEVSVMSRKLAKTSRDSVDKLYTYCGLSAANPDTEINQVWRDLHTAGQHSLLTFED; this is translated from the coding sequence ATGCATCCATCACAAAACTTAAAACCCGAATGGGTTGATATAATCAGGAAAGCAGCCCCGGCAGCCGAACAGGCAGGTAAGCTGCAGCCAGATCAGTTGGCGCTTATTTATGAGCAGGGTTGGTTTAAATTTTTAGTACCTCAGGCTTATTCCGGCTTGCAACTGGCTTTACCACAAATGGTACGATTGGAAGAAAGCCTGGCCTGGGCTAATGGCAGTTTGGGTTGGGTTGTAACCTTGTGTAGCGGAGCTGGCTGGTTCGGCGGTTTCCTTAATACTGATTTCGCGGCCGGGATCATGACTAACCCACAATTATGCTTTGCCGGGAGTGGCGCATCAACCGGAACAGCTACCATCAGCGGTGATGGTTACATCATCAATGGTACCTGGAAGTATGCCAGCGGCGCGCATCATGCAACTCATATTACCGCAAACTGCATCATCAAAAACGGCGATGAAACCGTTCTGAATGATGAGGGCGAGCCGCTGATATTACCTTTTGTTTTCGACAGGAAAGATGTGCGTGTTTTTCCGGCATGGAAGTATATCGGCATGATGGCCACCGGAAGCGATGCCTATGAGGTAACAGATCTTTACGTTGATAAAAACCGTTGTTTCAGGATCGATCCGGAGTATACGGTTGTCAACGAACCTTTATATCGTTACCCGTTTTTACAATTGGCCGAGGCAACACTGGCCGCCAACCTTTCGGGCCTGGCGGTTCATTTTCTTGACCTCTGCGCACCAGCCTTTGCTGAGCGCATAAAAAACCCAAGGTTAACCGATCCTCAAAAAGAATATATCCAACAATTACTGGCTGAACAAACCACATTGGTTAATGAAATCCGCGCCGCGTTTTATAAAGCTGTTGATAACTCATGGGACAACTTTGAATCTGTCGGTGGTGAAAATGGCTTGCAGGAGGTTAGTGTCATGAGCCGTAAACTGGCCAAAACATCAAGAGATAGCGTAGATAAACTTTATACTTATTGCGGATTATCGGCGGCGAACCCGGATACAGAGATCAACCAGGTATGGCGGGATCTTCATACGGCAGGGCAACATTCGTTGTTAACGTTTGAAGACTAA
- the pnuC gene encoding nicotinamide riboside transporter PnuC, translating to MNHWIDLFIEQIKETTWPQWLAVALGVTEVLLARVNNIWLYPAGILGTAISIYLLMDVHLYAESLLNGYYIVMSVYGWIYWIKKRNEPPVKITYSTKNEWMISIAISVIGWVVFYFLIKNLPAKYFTPSNVPVWDALVSSTAWAGMWLLARRKMENWIFLNISNFFAVPLLFYKKLPLFAMLTIFLFIIAIWGYFEWKKQVEQERLVVGD from the coding sequence ATGAATCATTGGATAGACTTATTCATTGAACAAATAAAGGAAACTACCTGGCCGCAATGGCTTGCCGTGGCGCTGGGTGTTACCGAAGTGCTGCTTGCCCGCGTAAATAACATATGGCTGTACCCGGCAGGTATCCTGGGGACAGCCATATCCATATACCTGCTGATGGACGTTCACTTATATGCCGAATCGTTATTAAACGGATACTATATTGTGATGAGCGTTTACGGCTGGATCTACTGGATAAAAAAACGCAATGAGCCCCCGGTAAAAATCACTTACTCCACAAAAAACGAATGGATGATAAGTATAGCCATAAGCGTTATAGGCTGGGTGGTATTTTATTTCCTGATCAAAAACCTGCCTGCCAAATATTTCACACCTTCAAACGTACCGGTTTGGGATGCATTGGTATCTTCAACCGCATGGGCAGGCATGTGGCTATTGGCCCGCCGTAAAATGGAGAACTGGATTTTCCTGAACATTTCCAACTTTTTCGCTGTTCCGCTATTGTTTTATAAAAAACTACCCCTATTTGCCATGCTTACCATCTTCCTGTTTATTATAGCCATATGGGGATATTTTGAGTGGAAGAAACAGGTAGAGCAAGAGAGATTAGTGGTTGGAGATTAG
- a CDS encoding TonB-dependent receptor encodes MKNLFVAIMALLSPVLASAQLSISGKVTNQSGEALPGATVTILNPQQNSITDAAGKYRFNNLKNGNYTLKVSYIGYKPVTITEAVNANKILDFTLGSGTLTTDEVTVIATRAGKNSPTAFTNLSKKDLEKNNFGQDLPYLLNQTPSVVVSSDAGTGIGYTGIRIRGSDASRINVTVNGIPLNDAESQGAFFVDLPDFASSINNLQIQRGVGTSTNGAGAFGGSINVQTATRRDTAYAQLDNSAGSYGSVKNTVSMGTGLLGGRFSIDGRLSRIRSDGYIARASAQLKSFFVSGAYYGDNSTLRLNVFSGHERTYQAWNGVADYVIGDDTRSDNRTYNELGYMGNNAFYKDEVDDYLQNHYQLLYDKKFSDKLSFSGALHYTHGEGYYEEYKKDDDVSNYGLTPVIYGTDTIKTTNLVRRQWLNNDFYGVTYALKYQPTTKLNFNLGGAYNEYKGAHYGNIISAEESIGVGPNYQYYRDDAKKKDFNIFGRAEWHVDKFLLYADMQYRHINYSFFGIDKNLNNAQQTAQLNFFNPKAGVTYQFNEHSNVYASFAVGNHEPNRDDYVQSPPQNRPKAENLKDFEAGYRFSSPVFSGELNGFYMLYKNQLVLTGSLNDVGSPVRTNVKDSYRAGLEFSGKVKITSQLNWGVTATLSTNKIKNYQQFFSNYDNGALVEETFAKTDIAYSPSLTGSSVISYSPIKGGEIAFISKYVGKQYLDNTMNRNPEGFGIAPDNAANPYAANRVLNSFFVNDVRLRYSFSVRSVKNITVGLQVNNIFSEKYENNGATYPDIEGGHVINYNYYFPQAPRNFMASLSLGF; translated from the coding sequence TTGAAAAATTTATTTGTGGCCATAATGGCCCTGCTGTCGCCTGTTTTGGCATCGGCCCAGCTTTCCATTTCGGGGAAAGTGACCAATCAATCAGGCGAAGCACTGCCCGGCGCTACTGTTACTATTTTAAATCCGCAGCAAAATAGCATTACAGATGCTGCCGGTAAGTATCGTTTCAATAATTTAAAAAACGGAAACTATACGCTAAAAGTCAGCTATATAGGATATAAACCCGTAACCATAACTGAAGCCGTCAATGCAAATAAAATTCTTGATTTTACATTAGGCTCAGGAACATTAACTACCGACGAAGTAACGGTAATTGCCACCCGTGCGGGCAAAAACTCACCAACGGCATTCACCAACCTCAGTAAAAAAGACCTGGAAAAGAACAATTTCGGCCAGGATTTGCCTTACCTGTTAAACCAAACGCCATCGGTTGTAGTTAGCTCAGATGCGGGTACAGGTATTGGCTATACAGGCATCCGGATCAGGGGTTCAGACGCGTCACGCATCAACGTAACCGTTAACGGCATTCCATTGAATGATGCTGAAAGCCAGGGCGCATTCTTTGTCGACCTGCCCGATTTTGCTTCTTCTATCAATAACCTGCAAATTCAGCGTGGCGTGGGTACTTCAACCAATGGCGCGGGTGCTTTTGGCGGTAGCATCAACGTACAAACAGCAACCCGCCGTGACACCGCCTATGCCCAGCTTGATAATTCAGCAGGTTCATACGGTTCGGTAAAAAACACAGTGAGTATGGGTACAGGTTTACTTGGCGGCAGGTTTAGTATTGATGGCCGCTTGTCGCGAATCCGTTCCGACGGCTATATCGCCCGTGCATCAGCCCAGTTAAAATCATTTTTTGTGAGTGGTGCCTATTATGGCGATAACAGTACTTTAAGGTTAAACGTATTCTCGGGCCATGAGCGCACCTACCAGGCCTGGAACGGCGTAGCCGATTATGTGATAGGCGATGATACCCGTTCGGATAACCGCACCTATAACGAATTGGGCTATATGGGCAACAACGCGTTTTATAAAGACGAAGTTGACGACTATCTGCAAAACCACTACCAGTTATTGTACGATAAAAAGTTTTCGGATAAACTATCATTCAGCGGGGCCTTACACTATACCCATGGCGAAGGCTACTATGAGGAATATAAAAAAGACGACGACGTAAGTAACTACGGCTTAACGCCTGTTATTTATGGCACCGATACCATTAAAACCACTAACCTTGTACGCCGCCAGTGGCTCAATAACGATTTTTATGGTGTTACCTATGCCTTAAAATATCAGCCTACCACAAAACTAAACTTCAACCTTGGCGGTGCTTATAACGAATACAAAGGTGCGCACTATGGCAATATTATTTCTGCCGAGGAAAGCATAGGTGTTGGCCCTAACTATCAATATTACCGTGATGATGCCAAAAAGAAAGACTTCAATATTTTTGGCAGGGCTGAATGGCATGTAGACAAGTTTTTGCTGTATGCCGATATGCAGTACCGCCATATTAATTATTCGTTTTTTGGTATCGACAAAAACCTTAACAACGCCCAGCAAACGGCGCAGTTAAACTTCTTTAACCCTAAAGCGGGCGTAACTTATCAGTTTAACGAACATAGCAATGTGTACGCATCCTTTGCGGTAGGTAACCACGAACCTAATCGTGACGACTATGTACAATCGCCTCCGCAAAACCGCCCGAAAGCTGAAAACCTGAAAGATTTTGAGGCCGGTTACCGTTTTAGCTCACCTGTTTTCAGCGGCGAGTTGAATGGTTTCTATATGTTATATAAAAATCAATTGGTATTAACCGGCTCGCTGAATGACGTAGGCAGCCCGGTGCGCACCAACGTAAAAGATAGCTACCGTGCCGGTTTAGAGTTTAGCGGAAAAGTGAAAATTACCAGCCAGTTAAACTGGGGCGTTACTGCTACTTTAAGCACCAACAAGATCAAAAACTATCAGCAGTTTTTCTCTAATTATGATAACGGGGCCCTTGTTGAAGAAACTTTTGCCAAAACAGACATTGCATATTCTCCATCGCTCACCGGGTCAAGCGTAATTAGCTACAGCCCTATCAAAGGCGGCGAGATCGCTTTTATCAGCAAATATGTAGGCAAGCAATACCTGGATAATACGATGAACCGCAATCCTGAAGGTTTTGGTATCGCACCGGATAATGCCGCTAACCCTTATGCTGCCAACCGCGTGTTGAATAGCTTTTTCGTAAACGACGTGAGGTTGAGGTACAGTTTCAGCGTACGCTCGGTTAAAAACATAACTGTCGGCCTGCAGGTTAATAATATCTTCAGCGAGAAGTATGAAAACAACGGTGCTACCTATCCGGATATTGAGGGCGGGCACGTAATTAACTATAACTATTACTTCCCTCAGGCGCCGCGAAACTTTATGGCTTCGTTAAGTTTAGGGTTTTAA
- a CDS encoding YfiT family bacillithiol transferase gives MRYPIGKFAPPASYTAEDMRGWIEDIATLPGKLRHAITGLNYQELDTPYRTGGWTIRQVIHHLADSHMNSITRFKLALTEDNPTIKPYEEADWALLPDYRLPVEPSLKMLEGIHQHFVALFESFTENEWPRTFIHPASGETISLKKGLATYAWHSNHHLAHVTETVKRLVKVS, from the coding sequence ATGAGATACCCAATCGGGAAGTTTGCGCCCCCGGCTTCATACACCGCCGAAGATATGCGCGGTTGGATCGAAGATATAGCCACCTTGCCGGGGAAGTTAAGGCACGCGATTACCGGTCTTAATTATCAGGAACTGGATACGCCATACCGTACCGGGGGCTGGACAATACGCCAGGTAATCCACCATTTGGCCGATAGTCATATGAATTCTATCACCCGTTTTAAGCTTGCCCTTACCGAAGATAACCCAACCATAAAACCCTATGAAGAGGCCGATTGGGCGTTACTGCCCGATTATCGCCTGCCGGTTGAACCCTCATTAAAGATGCTTGAGGGCATCCATCAGCATTTTGTAGCCCTGTTTGAAAGTTTTACCGAAAACGAATGGCCCCGCACATTTATACACCCGGCTTCGGGCGAAACCATATCGCTAAAAAAAGGCCTTGCTACGTATGCCTGGCACAGTAACCACCACCTGGCACATGTAACTGAAACGGTTAAGAGGTTGGTGAAGGTGAGCTGA
- a CDS encoding type II toxin-antitoxin system RelE/ParE family toxin, with product MLREIKWSTRAIQEWVEILEYWIERNKSNIYSLKLDHLFKASFAIIATSPEIGRPTDFPHVRIKIIRDYIVYYRITPENIEILTVRDSRRDPKKFNL from the coding sequence ATGCTTAGGGAGATAAAATGGTCAACAAGAGCTATTCAGGAATGGGTAGAAATTTTAGAATATTGGATAGAAAGAAATAAATCAAACATATATAGCTTAAAGCTCGACCATTTATTTAAAGCAAGTTTCGCGATTATCGCAACATCACCCGAAATAGGAAGGCCTACTGACTTTCCGCATGTCCGGATAAAAATCATTCGTGATTACATTGTCTACTATCGAATTACTCCAGAAAATATCGAAATTTTAACGGTTAGAGATAGCCGAAGAGACCCTAAAAAGTTCAATTTGTAA
- a CDS encoding FAD-dependent oxidoreductase, whose translation MIKKLLAVLLVFNCTLSFAQTIKTDILVIGGGASGTAAAIQGARSKLKTLLVEQGPWLGGSMTAGGMCIVEGNRNLPTGIWGEFRRRVRDFYSKTPGYDTAYNATLRFEPYTGAAILKKITDTVKNLTVKLNTPFTGIKKDGTGWDVSISLDGKTTTVKAKVVIDATETGDVAAKAGETFVYGFDSKKQTTEALAPDNESAQLQDLTWIAILKDFGASADKTIPQPEGYDASAYACLKGKNIKQMLTDGRLPNDKYMIKWAECGNQFPVTADNLKPENREAFYVKARLHTLGLIYYLQTELGYKNLGVDDGFTTPDHLPYIPYLREAGRVTKGLVRMMLDDVYKPYNRESKLYRTAIAVGDAYPGQHYTDAGAPKVNYPPFPAYGVPLGAIVLKDLDNLLVTEKATSVTHLVNASTMYPSVQMAIGQGAGATAAYCAFFKTTTQNLNVRIIQGELLDFKAWLIPFTDIKPNDPYFRAIQQVGASGLLKGVQKTEGNSTRLLFQPDSLVATAEIKPTLEETYTRGFLWFNKEKPGAVFTVGNLLSFISETTLTDPHTLEIAMQKAWREQYKFNSPFDMKRPVTRREFAILANRFFNPFARSVDIAGRMMN comes from the coding sequence ATGATAAAAAAGCTACTGGCTGTACTCTTAGTTTTTAACTGTACGCTATCCTTTGCACAAACCATTAAAACCGACATATTAGTAATAGGCGGAGGCGCAAGCGGTACAGCGGCGGCCATACAAGGCGCACGAAGCAAACTTAAAACCTTGCTGGTTGAACAAGGCCCCTGGCTTGGAGGCAGCATGACCGCGGGCGGCATGTGCATCGTTGAGGGCAACCGCAATTTACCAACAGGCATCTGGGGCGAATTCAGGCGCAGGGTAAGGGATTTCTACAGTAAAACACCAGGCTACGATACCGCTTATAACGCCACTTTAAGATTTGAGCCTTATACCGGCGCGGCCATCCTCAAAAAAATAACCGATACGGTAAAAAACCTCACCGTAAAATTAAACACTCCATTTACAGGCATAAAAAAAGACGGTACCGGCTGGGATGTGAGCATTTCGCTCGACGGAAAAACAACCACGGTAAAGGCCAAAGTTGTTATTGATGCCACCGAAACCGGCGATGTTGCGGCCAAAGCAGGCGAAACTTTTGTTTATGGCTTCGACAGCAAAAAACAAACTACCGAAGCCCTGGCACCAGATAATGAATCGGCACAATTACAGGATTTAACATGGATTGCCATTTTGAAAGATTTTGGCGCTTCGGCCGATAAAACTATTCCCCAGCCCGAAGGCTATGATGCCTCGGCTTATGCCTGCCTTAAAGGAAAAAATATTAAGCAAATGCTTACCGATGGCAGACTGCCCAATGATAAATACATGATCAAATGGGCCGAATGCGGGAACCAGTTCCCCGTTACTGCCGATAATTTAAAACCAGAAAACCGGGAAGCCTTTTATGTCAAAGCCCGCCTGCACACTTTGGGATTGATCTACTATCTGCAAACCGAACTCGGCTATAAAAACCTTGGAGTAGATGACGGTTTTACCACGCCCGATCATTTACCCTATATCCCGTATTTGCGCGAAGCCGGTCGTGTTACAAAAGGCCTGGTGCGGATGATGTTGGATGATGTGTACAAACCTTATAACCGCGAATCAAAACTTTATCGTACTGCAATTGCCGTTGGCGATGCTTATCCGGGCCAGCACTACACCGATGCAGGAGCTCCGAAAGTAAACTATCCGCCTTTCCCGGCTTATGGTGTGCCGCTTGGGGCTATTGTGTTAAAAGATCTCGACAATTTGCTGGTGACCGAAAAAGCCACGTCGGTAACGCATCTGGTAAATGCAAGCACCATGTACCCATCCGTACAGATGGCGATAGGGCAGGGGGCCGGTGCTACAGCAGCCTATTGCGCGTTTTTTAAAACCACTACTCAAAACTTAAACGTAAGGATAATCCAGGGCGAACTGCTCGACTTTAAAGCATGGCTTATACCTTTTACCGATATTAAGCCTAACGATCCCTATTTCAGGGCGATACAACAGGTGGGAGCGTCAGGATTATTAAAAGGAGTACAAAAAACAGAGGGTAATTCTACCCGGCTACTTTTCCAGCCCGATTCATTAGTTGCAACGGCCGAAATTAAACCTACACTGGAAGAAACCTATACCCGTGGCTTTCTATGGTTCAACAAAGAAAAGCCTGGCGCTGTATTTACTGTAGGCAACCTACTATCCTTCATCAGCGAAACCACGCTAACCGACCCGCACACGCTGGAAATTGCTATGCAAAAAGCCTGGAGAGAGCAGTATAAATTCAATTCACCTTTTGATATGAAACGCCCGGTAACCCGCCGCGAGTTTGCTATACTGGCTAACAGGTTTTTCAATCCGTTTGCACGATCGGTAGATATTGCAGGAAGAATGATGAATTAG
- a CDS encoding low molecular weight protein tyrosine phosphatase family protein, which produces MPNLLFICSKNQWRSPTAEALFRNHPEHKASSAGTSDKARVRINQKMIDRADVIFVMEQKHKEILKQRFSINGKQLIVLDIEDNYQFNDPELVAILRNVLSEYL; this is translated from the coding sequence ATGCCCAACCTCCTTTTCATTTGCAGTAAAAACCAGTGGCGAAGCCCAACGGCTGAGGCTTTATTCCGAAACCACCCTGAGCACAAAGCTTCATCGGCGGGTACGAGTGATAAAGCGCGCGTGAGGATAAATCAAAAAATGATTGACCGGGCTGATGTGATCTTCGTGATGGAACAGAAGCATAAGGAAATACTGAAACAACGCTTCAGCATAAATGGCAAACAACTAATTGTGCTTGATATTGAAGATAACTACCAGTTCAATGATCCCGAACTGGTAGCTATTTTAAGAAATGTGCTGAGCGAATATCTTTAG